A window of the Citrus sinensis cultivar Valencia sweet orange chromosome 9, DVS_A1.0, whole genome shotgun sequence genome harbors these coding sequences:
- the LOC102624654 gene encoding protein ECERIFERUM 26-like, whose product MVNDLLIHSIRLSSVGPGKATGSDVVHELSGMDLAMKLHYLKGFYIFRSHAVQGLSIKLIKESTFYLFNNYYWTCGRLRRSDSGRPYLKCNDCGARFVEAQCDKTVDELLEMGDYSSFPNLLVYHQPIGPDLAFSPPIYLQVTWFKCGGMSLGMSWAHIVGDAFSACEFINTMGQILTAIKANGPPTCAKSISPGKIVKLEMSSSFFKPKDPISITWVDPVGDHWVTANNCKMDTFSFHLTDSRISHLQSNFRNHHQIPVFESLCAIIWQYVAKIRDGFGPNNVTICRKGSHIRENGNLSNGQIISAFQADFSVMEADLEKLARVLCDAVEDERSLIEETMEKGNGVADYIFYGANLTFVNWEDADVYGLELNGEKADFASFSIQGVGDEGAVLVLPGGKGRILMIILPEDQILKLKTELKMNGVL is encoded by the exons ATGGTCAACGACTTACTAATTCACAGCATCCGGCTCTCATCGGTCGGGCCGGGGAAGGCGACCGGGTCCGACGTGGTTCATGAGCTGAGCGGCATGGACTTAGCCATGAAGCTTCATTATCTCAAAGGTTTCTACATTTTTAGAAGCCATGCCGTACAAGGGCTAAGCATCAAGCTCATCAAGGAATCAACTTTCTATTTGTTCAACAATTATTACTGGACTTGCGGCCGGCTTAGACGATCGGATTCCGGCAGGCCCTACTTGAAGTGCAACGATTGCGGCGCCAGGTTTGTTGAGGCTCAGTGTGACAAAACTGTTGACGAACTGCTGGAAATGGGAGACTATTCTTCTTTCCCGAATCTGCTTGTTTATCACCAACCTATTGGTCCTGATCTAGCGTTTTCCCCTCCAATTTACTTACAG GTTACATGGTTCAAATGTGGAGGAATGTCACTTGGCATGAGCTGGGCCCATATTGTTGGAGATGCATTTTCAGCTTGTGAGTTCATAAATACGATGGGCCAAATTCTCACCGCGATTAAAGCCAATGGACCACCCACTTGTGCAAAGTCAATTTCACCCGGCAAGATAGTGAAATTAGAAATGtcatcatcatttttcaaaCCCAAAGACCCAATTTCCATAACATGGGTCGACCCGGTTGGAGACCATTGGGTAACTGCCAATAACTGTAAGATGGACACATTCTCATTCCACTTAACAGACTCCCGAATTTCccatttacaatcaaatttcaGGAATCATCATCAGATTCCAGTTTTTGAGTCTCTTTGTGCCATTATTTGGCAATACGTAGCCAAAATCAGAGATGGGTTTGGACCAAACAATGTGACAATTTGCAGAAAGGGTTCTCATATACGGGAAAATGGGAACTTAAGCAATGGTCAAATTATAAGTGCTTTCCAGGCAGATTTTTCTGTCATGGAAGCTGATTTGGAGAAGTTGGCAAGAGTGCTTTGCGATGCTGTTGAGGATGAGAGAAGCCTGATTGAAGAAACAATGGAGAAGGGCAATGGAGTGGcagattatattttttatggagCAAATTTGACATTTGTGAATTGGGAAGATGCTGATGTTTATGGATTGGAATTGAATGGAGAAAAAGCAGATTTTGCTAGCTTCAGTATTCAAGGTGTTGGCGATGAAGGAGCCGTTTTGGTGCTTCCAGGTGGAAAAGGaagaattttgatgataattcTGCCAGAAGATCAAATCCTGAAGCTAAAAACAGAGCTAAAAATGAACGGAGTGTTGTGA
- the LOC102624939 gene encoding chaperone protein dnaJ 20, chloroplastic: MRCSSYGLIIPGSESRFLTTTTTPTTNKKPDRFPRIYPTSVSFGSLKVKAKLNDAAGGTATATAVVDESKELSFYDLLGIPESVSLVEIKQAYKQMARKYHPDVSPPDRVEEYTQRFIRVQEAYETLSDPGLRALYDRDLSMGLHLAFSARRRQQNDVDFQVRSEWRNRWQSQLSELKRRSMNKDAGGNISWAARMRRKRDGLSQEL, translated from the exons atgcgTTGCAGCAGCTATGGATTGATAATTCCCGGAAGCGAATCCCGCTTCCTGACCACCACCACTACCCCAACCACCAACAAAAAACCTGACCGGTTTCCCCGGATTTACCCGACCAGCGTATCATTCGGGTCGTTGAAAGTGAAGGCGAAATTAAACGACGCCGCCGGCGGTACGGCTACTGCTACTGCTGTAGTCGACGAATCGAAGGAGCTGAGCTTCTACGATCTCTTGGGCATACCGGAGTCCGTGAGCTTGGTGGAGATAAAGCAGGCGTATAAGCAGATGGCCCGCAAGTACCATCCTGACGTATCGCCGCCGGATCGAGTCGAGGAATACACCCAGCGGTTTATTCGGGTCCAGGAGGCCTATGAAACGCTGTCGGATCCCGGATTGCGTGCTCTCTACGATCGCGACTTGTCCATGGGCCTTCACCTAGCTTTCTCCGCCCGAAGACGCCAGCAAAACGACGTg GACTTTCAAGTAAGAAGCGAGTGGAGGAATCGTTGGCAATCTCAGCTGTCTGAGCTGAAGAGAAGAAGCATGAACAAGGATGCAGGAGGAAACATTTCATGGGCAGCTCGAATGCGCAGGAAGAGGGATGGATTATCACAGGAGCTATag